Proteins encoded in a region of the Egibacteraceae bacterium genome:
- a CDS encoding right-handed parallel beta-helix repeat-containing protein, whose protein sequence is MNLDGISAAPSRRFSAALATALAAALLMTTALVGPAAADHVACGTTISASTTLHGDVGPCPGDGLVVDADGITLDLNGFRVFAANGDGNHAGIRLADVSGVTVRNGTVTGFDAGVLVEGGAGNTVRQIVARDNINDFTRPPCLLGDGIAVQDSSNNTITQNQVINNGPFGGITIIGDSDNNLIRSNRVRDNNIVTPVGQTGCGNRFQDEGIRIEGPGAEGNRVDNNVVENGLLAGIGLHGTVCNLNPTNPPEPYNRGNIVTNNKVSGTAGTSIASGINILRQGPSAVVCPAQETTIVGNTSTGNQADGIFVGSNSRGNTINRNAVNDNGLSGIFLGGPLFAQTFRNLGPTLLDVVTPDLPPYVEGTDYQVMPGSGSGDVTARLVAIDIALHPNATATSNPNPVDTSTSACERSDFTNAGFQAGDVALIQRGTCTFVAKVANAVAAGASAVVMFNEGQTPGRTTHNFGSVGPQSIPVLSTQYRVGFELYNLTQTGPVTIHVITNTLNERRHVAPGAGASLMDNRGRGNGEFDGEDANPNCGSVPGESPAWTNNWFRNWFGTVNQPCVARGGTGAGEGPGRSGDAPGRQDGGGQEHNRGHGGNAS, encoded by the coding sequence ATGAACCTGGACGGAATTTCTGCTGCGCCTTCACGGCGCTTCAGTGCGGCTCTTGCCACGGCACTGGCCGCGGCACTGCTCATGACGACGGCGCTCGTCGGCCCCGCGGCCGCCGACCACGTCGCCTGCGGGACCACGATCAGCGCGAGCACCACCCTGCACGGCGACGTCGGCCCCTGCCCGGGTGACGGCCTCGTCGTCGACGCGGACGGCATCACCCTCGACCTCAACGGCTTCAGGGTCTTCGCGGCCAACGGCGACGGCAACCACGCGGGCATCCGACTGGCCGACGTCAGCGGCGTGACCGTGCGTAACGGCACCGTGACCGGCTTCGACGCCGGCGTGCTCGTCGAAGGCGGCGCGGGCAACACCGTCCGCCAGATCGTCGCCAGGGACAACATCAACGACTTCACCCGCCCGCCGTGCCTGCTCGGTGACGGCATCGCCGTCCAAGACTCGAGCAACAACACCATCACGCAGAACCAGGTCATCAACAACGGCCCGTTCGGCGGCATCACGATCATCGGCGACTCCGACAACAACCTGATCCGCAGCAACCGGGTGCGCGACAACAACATCGTCACCCCGGTCGGGCAAACCGGCTGCGGCAACCGCTTCCAGGACGAGGGCATCCGCATCGAGGGCCCGGGCGCGGAGGGCAACCGGGTCGACAACAACGTCGTCGAGAACGGCCTGCTCGCCGGCATCGGCCTGCACGGCACCGTGTGCAACCTCAACCCGACGAATCCGCCCGAGCCCTACAACCGGGGCAACATCGTCACCAACAACAAGGTCAGCGGCACCGCCGGCACCTCGATCGCCTCGGGCATCAACATCCTGCGTCAGGGACCGTCGGCTGTGGTCTGCCCCGCCCAGGAGACCACGATCGTGGGCAACACCTCGACGGGCAACCAGGCCGACGGCATCTTCGTGGGGTCAAACTCACGGGGCAACACGATCAACCGCAACGCGGTGAACGACAACGGCCTGTCGGGGATCTTCCTCGGCGGCCCGCTGTTCGCCCAGACGTTCAGAAACCTCGGGCCCACGCTGCTCGACGTGGTCACGCCCGACCTGCCGCCCTACGTCGAGGGCACCGACTACCAGGTCATGCCCGGCTCGGGCAGCGGCGACGTGACCGCGCGCCTCGTGGCCATCGACATCGCCCTGCACCCCAACGCCACGGCGACGAGCAACCCCAACCCGGTGGACACCTCCACCAGCGCGTGCGAGAGGTCCGACTTCACGAACGCAGGCTTCCAGGCGGGCGACGTGGCGCTCATCCAGCGCGGCACCTGCACGTTCGTGGCGAAGGTCGCCAACGCCGTGGCCGCCGGCGCCAGCGCCGTGGTCATGTTCAACGAGGGCCAGACCCCCGGCCGCACCACCCACAACTTCGGCTCGGTCGGGCCGCAGAGCATCCCGGTGCTGTCCACCCAGTACCGGGTGGGCTTCGAGCTCTACAACCTGACCCAGACCGGGCCGGTGACCATCCACGTGATCACGAACACGCTCAACGAGCGGCGGCACGTCGCTCCGGGGGCGGGCGCCTCGCTGATGGACAACCGGGGCCGCGGCAACGGCGAGTTCGACGGCGAGGACGCCAACCCCAACTGCGGCTCCGTGCCGGGGGAGAGCCCCGCCTGGACGAACAACTGGTTCCGCAACTGGTTCGGCACGGTGAACCAGCCGTGCGTGGCCAGGGGTGGCACCGGGGCCGGCGAGGGTCCCGGAAGGTCGGGTGACGCGCCGGGCCGCCAGGACGGCGGAGGCCAGGAGCACAACCGCGGCCACGGCGGCAACGCGTCGTAG
- a CDS encoding class I SAM-dependent methyltransferase — protein MDDDAARAAIERDERTPAEAVMAKLLLGRRHDWNPDVAMRYLPIVRLIRSRGMRDHVTDVGSGPAGIAPYLRAPITGVDTSFLPAPHPLLTPVDASVVETPFDDRSRPCVISVDMLEHMPAEVRPGAIAELVRIAGRLLVVAVPCGPAAEEHDRAVAALFREVRGVDYRYLLEHLEYGLPRADDLRAAIDAAMRQWDRRGNVTLVPNANLRVRTWVVNRWIRRRLPDKVAWVALTWLSSALARANGTPAYRQIAVVEFDD, from the coding sequence GTGGACGACGACGCCGCCAGGGCAGCCATCGAGCGTGACGAACGCACGCCCGCGGAGGCGGTGATGGCAAAGCTGCTGCTCGGACGCCGGCACGACTGGAACCCCGACGTCGCGATGCGCTACCTGCCGATCGTGCGGCTCATCCGGTCCCGGGGTATGCGCGACCACGTCACCGACGTCGGCTCCGGCCCCGCCGGCATCGCCCCCTACCTGCGCGCGCCGATCACCGGGGTCGACACCAGCTTCTTGCCGGCGCCCCATCCCCTGCTGACCCCGGTGGACGCGTCCGTTGTCGAGACCCCGTTCGACGACCGGTCCCGGCCGTGCGTGATCTCCGTCGACATGCTCGAGCACATGCCCGCCGAGGTGCGACCGGGGGCGATCGCGGAGCTCGTCCGCATCGCCGGCCGGCTGCTCGTCGTGGCGGTGCCCTGCGGGCCCGCCGCCGAGGAGCACGACCGCGCCGTGGCGGCGCTCTTCCGCGAGGTTCGTGGCGTCGACTACCGCTACCTGCTCGAGCACCTCGAGTACGGGCTCCCGCGCGCGGACGACCTGCGTGCGGCGATCGACGCCGCGATGCGCCAATGGGATCGCCGCGGCAACGTCACCCTCGTGCCCAACGCCAACCTCCGCGTGCGCACGTGGGTGGTCAACCGCTGGATCCGCCGGCGCCTGCCTGACAAGGTCGCGTGGGTTGCGCTCACCTGGCTGTCGTCGGCGCTCGCCCGTGCCAACGGCACGCCCGCCTATCGGCAGATCGCCGTCGTCGAGTTCGACGACTGA
- the rfbF gene encoding glucose-1-phosphate cytidylyltransferase codes for MPVESESSSARRAPSLQCAILAGGRGTRIAEESHLRPKPMIEIGGRPILWHIMKSYAEHGVSDFVICLGYRGYMIKEYFANYFLHASDVTIDMRTNTCVYHDNRSEPWRVTLVDTGDRTQTGGRIRRIKDYLHPGQPFCLTYGDGLGDVDIAAEIDFHRAHGKLATMTVVQPPARFGASLIDGDEVVGFEEKPQADGGYINGGFFVLEPGVLDLISGDDTVWERGPLERLAAANELAAWRHAGFWQPMDTLREKELLESLWVSGKAPWKTW; via the coding sequence GTGCCCGTGGAGAGCGAGTCGTCATCGGCGCGGCGTGCGCCCTCCCTGCAGTGCGCCATCCTCGCGGGCGGGCGCGGCACGCGCATCGCCGAGGAGTCGCACCTGCGACCCAAGCCGATGATCGAGATCGGGGGGCGGCCGATCCTGTGGCACATCATGAAGTCCTACGCCGAGCACGGCGTCTCCGACTTCGTCATCTGCCTGGGCTACCGCGGTTACATGATCAAGGAGTACTTCGCCAACTACTTCCTGCACGCCTCCGACGTCACGATCGACATGCGGACGAACACCTGCGTGTACCACGACAACCGCAGTGAGCCGTGGCGCGTCACGCTCGTCGACACGGGCGACCGTACGCAGACAGGCGGCAGGATCCGGCGCATCAAGGACTACCTCCACCCGGGCCAACCCTTCTGTCTCACCTACGGCGACGGTCTCGGTGACGTCGACATCGCCGCGGAGATCGACTTCCATCGGGCACACGGCAAGCTGGCGACAATGACCGTGGTGCAACCACCGGCGCGCTTCGGCGCCTCGCTCATCGACGGTGACGAGGTGGTGGGGTTCGAGGAGAAGCCGCAGGCCGACGGCGGCTACATCAACGGCGGCTTCTTCGTGCTGGAGCCCGGGGTGCTCGACCTCATCAGCGGGGACGACACCGTCTGGGAGCGTGGGCCCCTGGAGCGTCTGGCCGCCGCCAACGAGCTCGCCGCCTGGCGCCACGCCGGCTTCTGGCAACCGATGGACACGCTGCGGGAGAAGGAGCTGCTCGAGTCGCTGTGGGTGAGCGGGAAGGCCCCGTGGAAGACGTGGTAG
- a CDS encoding class I SAM-dependent methyltransferase encodes MPDCRSCGTPLVHTVVDLGHTPLANSYVEPEAAGEPDVRYPLHARVCHRCLLVQVDDVVPPEEIFTDYAYFSSYSDSWVEHARRFAEHARRRLSLGPDSLVVEVASNDGYLLRHFLAAGTRVLGVEPAVNVAKAAESAGVPTEVRFFGEATARDLAHRGMAADLLVGNNVLAHVPDLNDFVRGLRILLKPAGTISMEFPHLLHLIEQVQFDTIYHEHFSYLSLLAVEAAFARHGLRVWEVEELPTHGGSLRILACHAHDPRPDGPGLDRVRAREARAGLGSLDTYAGFADRVAACCQELRGFLDTAAHAGKHVAAYGAAAKGNTLLNCCGIGTDRVGYVVDRSPHKQGRLLPGSRLPICAPERIAETRPDYLLVLPWNLVDEITEQMAEIREWGGRFVVAIPSTRVLS; translated from the coding sequence GTGCCTGACTGCCGGTCCTGCGGCACGCCGCTCGTCCACACGGTCGTGGACCTCGGTCACACGCCCCTGGCGAACTCCTACGTCGAGCCGGAGGCCGCCGGTGAGCCCGACGTCCGCTATCCCCTCCATGCGCGGGTCTGCCACCGGTGCCTGCTCGTGCAGGTCGACGACGTCGTCCCGCCGGAGGAGATCTTCACCGACTACGCCTACTTCTCGTCCTACTCCGACAGCTGGGTCGAGCACGCTCGGCGCTTCGCCGAGCACGCGCGGCGGCGGCTGTCGCTCGGCCCCGACAGCCTCGTGGTCGAAGTCGCGAGCAACGACGGCTACCTGCTACGCCACTTCCTGGCGGCGGGCACCCGGGTGCTCGGCGTGGAGCCGGCCGTGAACGTCGCGAAGGCCGCCGAGAGCGCAGGGGTGCCGACGGAGGTCCGCTTCTTCGGTGAGGCGACCGCCAGAGACCTCGCCCACCGCGGCATGGCCGCCGACCTGCTCGTCGGCAACAACGTCCTCGCACACGTCCCGGACCTCAACGACTTCGTGCGCGGTCTGCGCATCCTGCTGAAGCCGGCCGGCACGATCTCGATGGAGTTCCCCCACCTGCTCCACCTCATCGAGCAGGTGCAGTTCGACACCATCTACCACGAGCACTTCTCGTACCTGTCGCTGCTCGCCGTCGAGGCAGCGTTCGCGCGGCACGGGCTGCGGGTGTGGGAGGTCGAGGAGCTGCCCACGCACGGCGGCAGCCTGCGCATCCTCGCCTGCCACGCCCACGACCCCCGACCGGACGGTCCCGGGCTCGACCGGGTTCGCGCTCGGGAGGCACGGGCGGGCCTCGGCTCGCTCGACACCTACGCCGGCTTCGCCGACCGGGTGGCCGCATGCTGCCAGGAGCTGCGCGGGTTCCTCGACACGGCCGCGCACGCCGGCAAGCACGTGGCCGCCTACGGCGCCGCCGCGAAGGGCAACACGCTGCTGAACTGCTGCGGCATCGGCACGGACCGCGTCGGGTACGTCGTCGACCGTAGCCCTCACAAGCAGGGGCGGCTGCTGCCGGGCAGCCGCCTGCCGATATGCGCTCCGGAGCGCATCGCGGAAACCCGGCCCGACTACCTGCTCGTCCTGCCCTGGAACCTGGTCGACGAGATCACCGAGCAGATGGCGGAGATCCGGGAGTGGGGCGGGCGGTTCGTCGTCGCGATCCCCTCGACACGCGTGCTGTCGTGA
- the rfbC gene encoding dTDP-4-dehydrorhamnose 3,5-epimerase, whose translation MRFRETALAGVLVVQPEPVRDERGLFARTWDRQLFAARGLETALAQCSVSFNRRRGTLRGMHFQAAPHGEAKLVRCTAGGVYDVVIDLRAGSPTRGRWHAVELTAENRYGLYVPPGCAHGFLTLVGNTEVFYQISEFYHPEASRGVRWDDPAFAVVWPERPAVLSERDATYPDYAG comes from the coding sequence GTGAGGTTCCGGGAGACGGCGCTGGCCGGCGTGCTCGTCGTGCAGCCCGAGCCGGTGAGGGACGAGCGCGGGCTCTTCGCCCGCACCTGGGACCGGCAGCTCTTCGCGGCACGTGGACTCGAGACCGCGCTTGCGCAGTGCAGCGTGTCGTTCAACCGCCGCCGCGGCACTCTGCGTGGGATGCACTTCCAGGCGGCGCCCCACGGGGAGGCGAAGCTCGTGCGCTGCACGGCGGGTGGCGTGTACGACGTCGTCATCGACCTGCGTGCGGGATCACCGACGCGGGGCAGGTGGCACGCGGTGGAGCTCACCGCGGAGAACCGGTACGGGTTGTACGTGCCACCCGGCTGCGCGCACGGGTTCCTGACCCTCGTCGGCAACACCGAGGTCTTCTACCAGATCTCGGAGTTCTACCACCCGGAGGCTTCCCGGGGCGTGCGCTGGGACGATCCCGCATTTGCCGTCGTGTGGCCCGAGCGGCCGGCCGTGCTGTCGGAGCGCGACGCGACGTATCCCGACTATGCCGGCTGA
- a CDS encoding NAD-dependent epimerase/dehydratase family protein, which translates to MPAERGTVLVTGAAGFIGRQVVATLRERGDDVVTAAHRWDGIAEIDDLLAGRRLDRCIHLGWYAHPRDYLTAVEPNADSLMATLALADLVERQGANALVVAGSSAEYGPAATALSEDAPLAPSTVYGAAKAMGHALLRRRQARTRVAWARLFNVIGRGEHPSRVVPLVARSLLAGRPIGLSPGTQVRDYIDVRDVAAALVALADCACAGAYNVSTGRGVALRALLEQLARHAGGPELLRFGERAFAPDEREVVVGDRSRIFRDTGWEPRVSMEELAADVMRYWRDRDAGDDAGGAPR; encoded by the coding sequence ATGCCGGCTGAGCGCGGCACGGTCCTCGTCACGGGAGCAGCCGGCTTCATCGGCCGACAGGTCGTTGCGACGCTTCGGGAGCGCGGAGACGACGTCGTCACCGCCGCTCACCGTTGGGACGGCATCGCCGAGATCGACGACCTCCTCGCGGGCCGCAGGCTCGACCGCTGCATCCACCTCGGCTGGTACGCCCACCCGCGCGACTACCTCACCGCCGTCGAGCCCAACGCCGACTCCCTGATGGCGACCCTCGCCCTTGCCGATCTCGTCGAGCGGCAGGGCGCGAACGCGCTCGTGGTCGCGGGCAGCTCCGCGGAGTACGGACCCGCGGCCACGGCGCTGTCCGAGGACGCACCCCTCGCGCCGTCCACCGTCTACGGCGCGGCGAAGGCGATGGGGCACGCGCTGCTGCGACGCCGGCAGGCGCGTACCCGTGTCGCGTGGGCCCGGCTGTTCAACGTCATCGGCAGGGGCGAGCATCCGTCGCGGGTGGTGCCCCTCGTGGCCCGCTCCCTGCTCGCGGGGCGACCGATCGGCTTGAGCCCCGGCACGCAGGTTCGCGACTACATCGACGTGCGCGACGTGGCCGCAGCGCTCGTCGCGTTGGCCGACTGCGCCTGCGCCGGCGCCTACAACGTGTCGACGGGAAGAGGCGTCGCCCTGCGCGCCCTGCTCGAACAGCTCGCCCGCCATGCCGGCGGGCCCGAGCTGCTGCGTTTCGGTGAGCGGGCGTTCGCCCCCGACGAACGCGAGGTCGTGGTCGGCGACCGGTCGCGGATCTTTCGGGACACCGGCTGGGAACCGCGCGTGTCGATGGAGGAGCTGGCCGCCGACGTGATGCGCTACTGGAGGGACCGGGACGCCGGCGACGACGCCGGGGGAGCCCCACGGTGA
- a CDS encoding glycosyltransferase — MTVSVCTPVYNGERYIGDTIRSVLAQDYKDLELIVSDNCSTDATVEVVRGCADPRIRLVRNERNIGAIANWNRVRQLARGRYVKLLPADDVLYPDCLSTQVGVLDDAAHRTVALVCAKRDIVDEAGGLLWPARGLGGMTGPVSAREAIRRCVRAGANLMGEPAAVLVRADALARAGPFDDRLPYMIDFELWSRVLRHGDLYAVRRALCTFRVTSTSESVAVTAHQGAQARALLRRLRAEGAFGVTAADLALGLPRASLAPYLRRLAYLEVRRRRAMTRKRA, encoded by the coding sequence GTGACGGTGTCGGTGTGCACGCCTGTGTACAACGGCGAGCGGTACATCGGCGACACGATCCGCTCCGTTCTCGCCCAGGACTACAAGGACCTCGAGCTGATCGTCTCCGACAACTGCTCGACGGATGCGACCGTGGAGGTCGTTCGCGGATGCGCGGATCCGCGCATCCGTCTCGTGCGCAACGAGCGCAACATCGGGGCCATAGCCAACTGGAACCGGGTCCGGCAGCTCGCGCGGGGCCGGTACGTGAAGCTCCTGCCGGCCGACGACGTCCTCTACCCCGACTGCCTGTCGACGCAGGTCGGGGTGCTCGACGACGCCGCGCACCGTACGGTCGCGCTCGTGTGCGCCAAGCGCGACATCGTCGACGAGGCCGGCGGCCTACTGTGGCCCGCTCGCGGGCTCGGGGGGATGACCGGGCCCGTCAGCGCACGCGAGGCCATCCGCCGGTGCGTGCGGGCGGGCGCAAACCTCATGGGTGAGCCTGCGGCCGTCCTCGTGCGCGCCGATGCGCTGGCCCGAGCGGGGCCCTTCGACGACCGGCTGCCGTACATGATCGACTTCGAGCTGTGGTCGCGCGTGCTCCGCCACGGCGACCTCTACGCGGTCCGCCGGGCCCTGTGCACCTTCCGGGTCACGAGCACCTCGGAGAGCGTCGCCGTCACCGCTCACCAGGGAGCGCAGGCGCGCGCGCTCCTGCGTCGGCTCCGCGCCGAGGGCGCCTTCGGTGTCACGGCCGCCGACCTGGCGCTGGGCCTCCCGCGGGCCTCGCTCGCGCCCTACCTGCGCCGGCTCGCCTACCTGGAGGTGCGCCGTCGGCGGGCGATGACCCGCAAGCGCGCCTGA
- a CDS encoding NAD-dependent epimerase/dehydratase family protein, which yields MSSVGTGTFWSGKHVLVTGASGLVGALLSRRLVEAGASVVALVRDVDPQSELYRSGLVARVNVVNGRLEDYAAVERAITDHEVDTVFHLGAQTIVGSARRAPLQAFETNIRGTWHVLEAARHHGGLVRRVVVASSDKAYGDHPDLPYREGHPLRGRAPYEVSKSCADLIAQSYFHTYATPVAVVRCGNIYGPGDLNWSRLVPGTIRSLIRGEQPLIRSDGTFLRDYLYVDDVAAAYLQVAEAVTEAGAAGEDYNVSDESPRSVLAMYDAVCQAMGREDVEPLVLNEASGEIRDQFLDASKARDRLGWRPAWTLEDALRETVAWYRDLLGS from the coding sequence ATGAGCTCCGTGGGGACGGGCACCTTCTGGTCGGGGAAGCATGTGCTCGTCACGGGAGCCTCCGGCCTCGTGGGCGCCCTCCTCAGCCGCCGGCTCGTCGAGGCCGGCGCGTCGGTCGTCGCGCTCGTGCGCGACGTCGACCCGCAGTCCGAGCTGTACCGCAGCGGGCTCGTCGCGCGGGTGAACGTGGTGAACGGCCGGCTCGAGGACTACGCCGCCGTCGAGCGCGCCATCACCGACCACGAGGTCGACACGGTCTTCCACCTCGGGGCCCAGACGATCGTCGGGAGCGCCCGGCGGGCCCCCCTCCAGGCCTTCGAGACGAACATCCGGGGCACCTGGCACGTGCTCGAGGCGGCACGCCACCACGGGGGGCTCGTGCGACGCGTCGTCGTCGCCTCCAGCGACAAGGCCTACGGCGACCATCCCGACCTGCCGTATCGGGAGGGCCACCCCCTGCGGGGCCGGGCGCCGTACGAGGTGTCGAAGTCGTGCGCGGACCTCATCGCGCAGTCGTACTTCCACACCTACGCGACGCCGGTGGCGGTCGTGCGCTGCGGCAACATCTACGGTCCCGGCGACCTCAACTGGTCCCGTCTCGTGCCCGGAACGATCAGGTCCCTCATCCGGGGCGAGCAGCCGCTCATCCGCTCGGACGGCACCTTCCTGCGCGACTACCTCTACGTGGACGACGTCGCGGCCGCCTACCTGCAGGTGGCCGAGGCGGTGACGGAGGCCGGCGCGGCGGGGGAGGACTACAACGTCAGCGACGAGTCGCCCCGGTCGGTGCTCGCGATGTACGACGCGGTCTGCCAGGCGATGGGCCGGGAAGACGTCGAGCCGCTCGTGCTGAACGAGGCGTCGGGGGAGATCAGGGACCAGTTCCTCGACGCGAGCAAGGCACGCGACCGCCTCGGGTGGCGGCCGGCCTGGACGCTCGAGGATGCCCTGCGCGAGACGGTCGCGTGGTACCGGGACCTGCTCGGCTCCTGA
- a CDS encoding GtrA family protein: MRLPGRPISWRALYASERARFLVVGGFNTAFGYFLFAVLVLLGAGRVHYTLLLVAAYAAATVVAYLLHRTIVFRVKGNLVRDFPRYVSVHLGALAANLALLPLLVELVGMHVLAAQWLLVAVMAVATYLGHKRFSFRRPAPAPSLPHDAAPRPGP, translated from the coding sequence GTGAGACTGCCCGGACGGCCGATCAGCTGGCGCGCCCTCTACGCCTCGGAGCGGGCCCGCTTCCTCGTCGTCGGGGGGTTCAACACGGCCTTCGGGTACTTCCTCTTCGCCGTCCTCGTGCTCCTCGGGGCCGGGCGCGTGCACTACACCCTCCTGCTGGTGGCCGCCTACGCCGCCGCGACGGTGGTGGCCTACCTGCTCCACCGCACCATCGTGTTCCGGGTGAAGGGCAACCTCGTGCGCGACTTCCCCCGCTACGTGTCCGTCCACCTCGGGGCGCTCGCGGCCAACCTGGCGCTCCTGCCCCTCCTCGTCGAGCTCGTCGGGATGCACGTCCTGGCCGCCCAGTGGCTCCTCGTGGCGGTGATGGCGGTCGCGACCTATCTCGGGCACAAGCGCTTCTCGTTCCGGCGGCCGGCGCCCGCCCCGTCCCTACCCCATGATGCGGCGCCGAGGCCCGGCCCATGA